In Magnetococcales bacterium, a single genomic region encodes these proteins:
- a CDS encoding sulfotransferase domain-containing protein, with protein MFARDAWIVQAMGLGHLLDGNHDPENAPCIDPTMPGGSGLLGIPDLSSLREQLQAQKGDSLMLRTPNKPGDRRPPTPLVAVSYPKSGTHLLSDILQLVTGQEFYWPDHYPSNAISRGVLDQIPRGHFLIGHWHANDLDLFEEMLNRSCKVIVQYRDPRDQITSFYHYYTKVVATSKNMFARILLDVSTEKALNRLITGGTLVKDVEFPSLPVNQVAWLEQWRRMCVLFHIPICFVSYEEVVNNKVDTIGRIARFLDTPLSREQCVTIARLTQFDQTSVTIRKTAVAKNIKRKGIVGDWQNSFTLVNKVVFKSVAQQILECLGYESDDNW; from the coding sequence ATGTTCGCACGTGATGCCTGGATTGTCCAAGCCATGGGGTTGGGCCACCTTTTGGATGGCAACCATGACCCCGAGAATGCACCATGCATCGACCCGACCATGCCGGGCGGGTCGGGGTTGCTGGGCATTCCTGATCTCTCTTCTCTGCGTGAACAATTGCAGGCGCAAAAGGGGGACTCTCTCATGCTTCGTACTCCAAACAAGCCGGGAGATCGGCGCCCGCCCACGCCCTTGGTTGCGGTTTCTTATCCCAAAAGCGGCACGCACCTGTTGTCCGATATTTTGCAGTTGGTGACAGGCCAGGAGTTCTATTGGCCGGATCACTATCCATCCAATGCCATTTCCAGGGGTGTCCTGGATCAAATTCCCAGGGGTCATTTTCTCATCGGGCACTGGCATGCCAACGATCTTGATCTGTTTGAGGAGATGTTGAATCGTTCCTGCAAAGTGATTGTACAATACCGGGATCCGCGAGATCAGATCACCTCATTTTATCATTATTATACAAAAGTTGTCGCCACATCGAAAAACATGTTTGCCAGGATTTTGCTCGATGTCAGCACGGAAAAGGCTCTCAACAGACTTATCACAGGTGGAACCCTTGTAAAAGATGTTGAATTTCCATCCTTGCCTGTCAATCAAGTCGCCTGGCTGGAGCAGTGGAGGCGCATGTGCGTACTGTTTCACATACCAATTTGTTTTGTTTCCTATGAGGAGGTGGTCAACAACAAAGTTGATACCATTGGGAGAATCGCCCGTTTTCTGGATACACCCCTCTCCCGGGAACAGTGTGTCACCATTGCCCGTTTGACGCAATTCGATCAAACATCCGTGACTATAAGAAAAACTGCCGTCGCCAAAAACATCAAACGTAAAGGTATCGTCGGTGATTGGCAAAACAGCTTCACTCTGGTGAACAAGGTGGTTTTCAAGTCGGTTGCGCAGCAGATTTTAGAGTGTCTGGGTTACGAGAGCGACGATAACTGGTAG
- a CDS encoding COX15/CtaA family protein: MGHLAAKGRVGYDAAHPADGPKGEGRLEGRYRQQVAYWLYACCIMVLAMVVIGGVTRLTGSGLSIVNWEPVRRWLPPTSTAEWQAMFDLYRTSPEYLKVHATTMDLAGFQGIFWLEYIHRLVGRIAGMVFLFPFLFFLLTRRLPGTLAPRLMGIFLLGGAQGLLGWYMVKSGLVNDPSVSPYRLTAHLMLAFLIHVALFWTALSLHLGVTTVPPATTRGMRRAAWALTGLIALTVASGGFVAGLKAGHAFNTFPLMDGHWIPPEYGQLEPFWHNFFENIATVQWDHRLLAVVTLCSVLLFRVAALRHILPARTRNGLNFLVGVAMLQVGLGIATLLLEVPLFLAAGHQGNALILLTAALFVTHQLHHPAPMRNPI, from the coding sequence ATGGGCCATCTTGCGGCGAAGGGGCGCGTTGGGTATGATGCGGCACATCCTGCTGACGGTCCAAAGGGGGAGGGACGTTTGGAAGGAAGATATCGCCAACAAGTCGCCTACTGGCTGTATGCCTGCTGCATCATGGTTTTGGCCATGGTGGTGATCGGCGGTGTCACCCGCCTGACCGGGTCGGGGCTCTCCATCGTGAACTGGGAGCCGGTGCGTCGTTGGTTGCCACCCACCTCCACTGCGGAGTGGCAGGCGATGTTCGATCTGTACCGGACCTCGCCGGAGTATCTGAAGGTTCATGCCACCACGATGGATCTGGCCGGGTTTCAAGGCATCTTCTGGCTGGAATATATTCACCGGTTGGTGGGCCGCATCGCCGGCATGGTGTTTTTGTTCCCCTTTCTCTTCTTCCTGTTGACCCGGCGCCTGCCTGGCACATTGGCTCCCCGTCTGATGGGAATTTTTTTGTTGGGCGGTGCGCAAGGCCTCCTTGGGTGGTACATGGTGAAGAGCGGCCTGGTCAACGACCCCAGCGTCAGCCCGTACCGTCTCACTGCCCACCTGATGTTGGCTTTTCTGATTCATGTCGCCCTGTTCTGGACCGCCCTGAGCCTGCACCTGGGAGTGACGACCGTGCCGCCCGCAACGACACGGGGCATGCGCCGTGCGGCCTGGGCGCTGACCGGGCTTATTGCCCTGACGGTCGCCTCGGGTGGCTTTGTGGCAGGACTTAAGGCCGGACACGCCTTCAATACCTTCCCCCTCATGGATGGACACTGGATACCCCCGGAATATGGGCAACTGGAACCGTTCTGGCACAACTTTTTTGAAAATATTGCCACAGTCCAGTGGGATCACCGCCTCCTGGCCGTCGTGACCTTGTGCAGTGTGCTGCTGTTCAGAGTGGCCGCGCTCCGCCACATCCTGCCTGCCAGGACACGCAATGGGTTGAATTTTCTCGTGGGAGTTGCCATGCTCCAGGTGGGGCTGGGGATAGCCACGCTCCTGCTGGAGGTTCCGCTCTTCCTGGCGGCGGGCCATCAGGGCAATGCCTTGATTTTGTTGACAGCAGCCCTGTTTGTCACGCATCAGTTGCACCATCCGGCTCCCATGCGCAACCCGATTTAA